CTGCACTGCACGGGCGTCGGGCTGGTGCTGCTCGCCCACGCGCCGGCGGACGTGCGGGAGGCCGTGCTGGCGGCCCCGCTGCGGAGGTTCACCCCGAGGACGGTCACCTCGCCCGGCCCGCTGCGGGAGGCGCTGGCGCGGGCGCGGCGGGACGGCTACGCGATCAGCGACCGGCAGATCGAGCTGATCACGTACTCGGTGGCGGCGCCGGTGCGCGGCCCCGGCGGGGACGTGGTGGCCTCGGTGTCCGCGGTGGTGCCCACGGGCACGCGGACGGACACCGTCGTGCCGGCGGTGCGCACCTGCGGGCTCGCGATCTCGCGGGCCCTGGGCTGGGCCGGGTAGGCCGGAGGGCCGCTCCCGACGCGGGAACGGCCCTCCGGTGACGGCCCGACCTACTTGCCGGCGAGCTTCTTCGCGTTGGCCTCGACGTCGTCGAGACCGCCGCAGGAGAAGAACGCCTGCTCCGGGTAGTGGTCGAACTCGCCCTTGCAGACGCGGTCGAACGCCTCGATCGTGTCCTTGATCGGCACGAACGAGCCCGGCTGGCCGGTGAACTTCTCGGCCACGATGAAGTTCTGGCCGAGGAAGCGCTCCAGGCGACGGGCGCGGCCGACGAGGACCTTGTCCTCCTCGGACAGCTCGTCCATGCCCAGGATGGCGATGATGTCCTGCAGCTCCTTGTACTTCTGCAGGATGCGCTTGACCTCCTGCGCCACCCGGTAGTGCTCCTCGCCGACGATGGTCGGCTCCAGGATCCGGGAGGACGAGGACAGCGGGTCCACCGCCGGGTAGATGCCCTTCTGGGAGATCGGACGGGAGAGCTCCGTCGTCGCGTCCAGGTGGGCGAAGGTGGTGGCGGGCGCCGGGTCGGTGTAGTCGTCCGCGGGCACGTAGATCGCCTGCAGCGAGGTGATCGACTTGCCGCGGGTCGAGGTGATCCGCTCCTGGAGCTCGCCCATCTCGTCCGCCAGCGTCGGCTGGTAGCCCACGGCGGACGGCATGCGGCCCAGCAGGGTCGACACCTCCGAGCCCGCCTGGGTGAAGCGGAAGATGTTGTCGATGAACAGCAGCACGTCCTGGCCCTGCACGTCGCGGAAGTACTCCGCCATCGTCAGGGCGGACAGCGCGACGCGCATGCGGGTGCCCGGCGGCTCGTCCATCTGGCCGAACACCAGGGCGGTGTCGTTGAGGACGCCCATCTCCTCCATCTCCAGGAGGAGGTCGGTGCCCTCACGGGTGCGCTCGCCGACGCCGGCGAACACCGACGTGCCGGAGAACTCGCGGGCGATACGGGTGATCATCTCCTGGATGAGCACCGTCTTGCCCACGCCCGCGCCGCCGAACAGGCCGATCTTGCCGCCCTTGACGTACGGGGTCAGCAGGTCGATGACCTTGATGCCCGTTTCCAGGATCTCGGTCTTGCCCTCGAGCTGGTCGAACGACGGCGCCTTGCGGTGGATGCCCCACTGCTCGCCGTCGCGGCCGAGGCCGGGCTGGTCGAGGCAGTCGCCCAGCGCGTTGAACACGTGGCCCTTGACGACGTCGCCGACGGGCACGCTGATCGCGGCGCCGGTGTCGGTGACGGTCGCGCCGCGGACCAGGCCGTCCGTCGGCTGCATCGAGATGGTGCGGACCAGGTTGTCGCCCAGGTGCTGGGCGACCTCCAGGGTCAGCGTCTTGGCCACCGCTTCGTAGGTGATCTCCACGTGCAGGGCGTTGAACAGCTCCGGCACCGAGTCGCGCGGGAACTCCACGTCGACGACGGCACCGATCACCCGGACCACACGGCCGGTGCGGGTGGTGGTGGCAGTAGCACTCATGTCACTCATCACTTCCTGCGCCACCGGTAAGCGCGGAGGCGCCACCGACGATCTCGCTGATCTCCTGGGTGATCTGGGCCTGGCGGGCCGCGTTCGCCTGGCGGCTGAGGTTGCGGACCAGCTCGGTGGCGTTGTCCGTCGCCGCCTTCATCGCGGTCCGGCGGGCCGCCGACTCCGAGGCCGCCGCGTCCAGCAGTGCCGCGAACAGGCGCGTCTTGACGTACTTGGGCAGCAGCGCGCCCAGCAGCGTCTCGACGTCCGGCTCGAAGTCGTAGAGGGGCTGGAGCTTCGGCGCGTGGTCGTAGTCCACCACCATCGGCGCGATCCGCCGGACGACCGGGGTCTGGCTCAGCATCGACTGGAACTCGGTGTAGACGACGTGCAGCTCGTCCACGCCCAGGACGCCGTCGGGGCCGGGGTCGGCACCGTCGTCGTCGCTGCCCGCGACGAACGCCTTGACCAGCGCGTCGCCCGCCTCGTCGGCGTTGACGTACTGCGGGAGCTGCGAGAAGCCGGTCCACTCCGCCGCGATCTCGCGGCGGCGGAACCTGTAGTAGCCGACGCCCTTGCGGCCGACGACGTAGAGCACGGGCTCCTTGCCCTCGGACCGCAGCAGCGAGAACAGCTCCTCGGCGGCCTTCAGCACGTTGGCGTTGTAACCGCCGCACATGCCCTTGTCGCTGGTCACGACGAGCACGCCGGCGCGCTTGGGCTCCTTGCGCTCGGTGAGCAGCGGGTGGTCGAGGTTCGCGGACGCCGTCGCCAGCGAGGAGAGCACGCCGGTGATCTCCTCCGCGTAGGGCTTCGACGCCAGGACCCTCGTCTGCGCCTTGGCGAGACGGGACGTGGCGATGAGCTCGTACGCCTTCGTGATCTTCTTGGTCGAGTTGACCGACCTGATCCTCTGGCGCAGCTCCCGGATCTGTGCCGCCATGCCTACGTCACTTCTCGGTCGGAGCCGGTCGGTTGACCTTCACCGACTCCTGCCCGACCTTGTCGGCGTCCATCGCTTCGGCCGGGACGTCGACGACCGACGTGCCGTTCGAGGCGGTGAACTGCTGCTTGAAGGAGTTGACGGCGTCCACGATGCCCCGCTCCGCGTCGTCCGACAGCTTCTTGGACTCGCGGATGCCGGACAGCACGGCCTCGTGGGAACGCCGCAGGTGGTCCAGGAACTCGGCCTCGAAGCGGCGGACGTCGCCCACCGGGATCGAGTCGAGGTGGCCCTTGGTGCCGAGGTAGATGGAGACGACCTGCTCCTCCATCGGCACCGGCGAGTACTGCCCCTGCTTGAGCAGCTCGACCAGCCGGGCGCCGCGGTCCAACTGGGCGCGCGAGGCGGCGTCGAGGTCCGAGGCGAAGGCGGAGAACGCCTCCAGCTCGCGGAACTGCGACAGGTCGAGGCGCAGCGAGCCGGAGACCGTCTTCATCGCCTTGGTCTGCGCGGCGCCACCGACGCGGGACACCGAGATGCCCACGTTGACGGCCGGGCGCACACCGGCGTTGAACAGGTCCGACTCCAGGAAGCACTGGCCGTCGGTGATGGAGATGACGTTGGTCGGGATGTACGCCGACACGTCGTTGGCCTTGGTCTCGATGATCGGGAGACCGGTCATCGAGCCGCCGCCCATGTCGTCGGACAGCTTCGCGCAGCGCTCCAGCAGGCGCGAGTGCAAGTAGAAGACATCGCCCGGGTAGGCCTCGCGGCCCGGCGGGCGGCGCAGCAGCAGCGAGATGGCGCGGTACGCCTCCGCCTGCTTGGTCAGGTCGTCGAAGATGATCAGGACGTGCTTGCCCTGGTACATCCAGTGCTGGCCGATGGCCGAGCCGGTGTACGGCGCGAGCCACTTGAAGCCGGCCGAGTCGGACGCGGGGGCGGCGACGATGGTGGTGTACTCCAGCGCGCCCGCCTCCTCCAGCGCGGCCTTGACGCCCGCGATGGTGGAGCCCTTCTGGCCGATGGCGACGTACACGCAGCGGACCTGCTGCGTCGGGTCGCCCGAGTCCCAGGCCTTCTTCTGGTTGATGATCGTGTCGATGCAGACCGCGGTCTTGCCGGTCTTGCGGTCGCCGATGATCAGCTGGCGCTGGCCGCGGCCGATGGGGGTCATCGAGTCGATGGCCTTGATGCCGGTCTGCATCGGCTCGCCCACCGGCTGCCGCTGCAGCACGGACGCGGCCTGGAGCTCCAGGGCGCGGTTGCCGTCGGCCACGATGTCGCCGAGGCCGTCGATCGGCTGGCCGAGCGGGTTGACCACGCGGCCCAGGAAGCCGTCGCCGACGGGCACGGAGAGCACCTGGCCGGTCCGCTTGACCTCCTGGCCCTCTTCGATCTTGTCGAAGTCACCCAGGATGACCGCGCCGATCGTGCGGACCTCCAGGCTGAGGGCGACACCGAGCACGCCGCCGGGGAACTCCAGCAGCTCGTTGGTCATGGTGCCGGGCAGACCTTCGACGATGGCGATGCCGTCGTAGGTCTCCGCGACGACGCCGACCTCTTCCCGGGTGACCTCCGGGGAATAGGTCGAGACGTACTTCTCGATCGCACTGCGGATCTCGTCCGACGAGATCGTCAGCTCCGCCATGTCGTTCCTGCTCTCACTTCGTTTGCGGGAAAGGGGCTCTTGGGCCGCGGTTCCGTTGTGGGTCAGCCGGCGATGTCGCGGCGCAGGGCCGCCAACCGACCGGCCACGCTTCCGTCGATGACTTCGTCACCGATCTTGACGATGAGACCGCCGCGCAGGGCGGGGTCCACCTCGACGTGCAGTGCGATCGGCCTGGAGTAGATGCGGGTCAGCGTGGCTTCGAGCCGGTCCTGCTGCGCCGCGTCCAGTTCGACGGAGGAACGAACGTGGGCGACGGAACGTTCCCGGCGCTTGGCCGCGAGCGACGCGAGGTCGCCGAGGCCGTCGACGATCCCCCGACCCCGTGGCATGCGGACGAGGTGGTCCGCCAGGGTCTTCGTGATCGCGTCGACCTTGCCCGCGATGAGACCGTCGAGCAGCGCGATCCGTCCGGCGGAGTCCGTCGACGGGTCGGACAGCGCGCGCTCCAGCCCGTGGTTGCCCGCGATGATGCGGCCGAGGCGGAACAGCTCGTCCTCCACCGCGTCGAGCCGGCCGTCGCGTTCCGCCCGCACCAGCAGCGTGGTGCGGGCCAGCGACTCGATGCCGTCGACCATCTCGCGCGGACCCGACCAGCGGGCCGCGACGACCATGGTCAGCACCTGGAGGGTCGGCTCGCCGAGCTTGTCGGCGAGCAGGCCGCGCAGCAACTGCTCCCGGACCGCCGGGTCGGAGGAGTTCTCGGCCAGCGCGCGGCGCAGCGCGGGCTGGCCGGACAGCAGGCCGACGACCGCGAACAGCTCGTCACCCAGCTTCGCCAGCTGCCCGCTGGCGTCGGTGCCGGTCGTGCCGTCCACGATCTCCAGCAGCCGCAGTTCTGCGGCTGCCAGGGCGTCTCGGCTAGCGGCGTGCAGCGTCATCGGCCTTCCCTCACTTGACGGCCGGAGCCGACGTGCCGTCGAGGTCCGCGAGGAACCGGTCGACGGTGCCCCGACGGCGGACCTCGTCCTCCAGCGACTCGCCGACGACCCGCTCAGCCAGGTCGATGGCCAGTCGGCCCAGTTCACCGCGCAGCTCCGCGACGATCTGCGCGCGCTGCGTTTCGAGCTGGGTCTGACCCTGCGCGACGATCCGCGCGGATTCCTCCTGCGCCTTGGCCCGCAGCTCGGTGACGATCTGCTCGCCTTCCATGCGGGCGTCGTCACGGATGCGAGCCGCCTCGGCACGTGCCTCGGCCAGCTGCGCCTTGTACTGCTCCAGCGCGCGCTGGGCCTCGACCTGGGCCTGCTCCGCCTTCTCGATGCCGCCTTCGATCTTGGCGGCCCGCTCCGCGTACATCGCTTCGAAGCGCGGCGTGACGAACTTCTTGATGATGAAGAAGAGCAGGAGGAAGGCGACCAGGCCGATGACGATCTCGGCCGGGTGCGGGAGGACCGGGTTCGGCTGCCCTTCCGCCGCCACGATGAGTGGATTCATCACAACCGTCTCCTTATGCGATGAACGAACACTCAGCCGGTGGCGAGGAAGAAGACGACGAAGCCGAGCAGGGCGAGGACCTCGACGATGGCGAAGGTCGTCCAGGCCAGGCCCAGCAGGACGCCGCGGGCCTCGGGCTGACGGGCGGTGCCGTTGATGACCGAGGAGAAGATCATGCCCACACCGAGGGCCGGGCCGATGGCGGCGAGGCCGTAGCCGATGGCGGCCAGACCGGCGTCGGTGATGCCGGTGGCAGCTTCCTGCGCAAGAACGAGAGCGCTCACTTGTGCAGTTCCCTTTCCAATTCGGTCCGCGACCGTTCGCCGCGGATCGGAGGCTTGCTTTTTCTCAGTGCTCTTCCGCCAGCGCGGCGCCGATGTAGCCGGCGGACAGCAGAGCAAAGATGTAGGCCTGCAACACCATGATCAGCGCTTCCAGGAACGTCAGCGCGATGGCGAAGAGGAAGGAGATCGGTGCGACGACGACCGTCACGCCGCCCGAGAACAGGAGGGCTTCACCGGCGAGGGTGAACACCATCAGCAGGAGGTGACCCGCGAACATCGCCGCGAACACACGGAGGGCGAGCGTCAGCGGGTTCAGGATGAACTTCTGCAGGAACTCGATCGGGATCAGCAGCGGGAGCACGAACCACGGCGCGCTGGGCGGCATGGTCTGGTGCTTCAGGTAGCCGAGGAACCCGTGGCGCTTGATCCCGACGAAGTGGTAGACCGGGTAGATCACCAGCAGCGAGACAGCCAGCGGGAACCCGATGTGGGACATCGTCGGGAACTGCACGAACGGGATGATCCCGAACAGGTTGTTCACCAGGATGAAGGTGAACACGGTCAGGATGAGCGGGATGAACGGCTTGAAGTCCTTGCCGCCGATCTGCTCGCGCGCGATCCCGTTGCGTCCGACGTCGTAGAGCGACTCCGCCAGGAACTGGAACTTGCCCGGCACGAGCTTGAGGTTGCGGCTCGCGGCGAGGAAGAAGGCGGCGATGATGAAGATCGACAGCACCACCAGGACCATCGGCTTGGTGACTCCGCCGAAGATCGGTGGCAGGAAGAAGTCCTTCACACCGGGCGCGACGAACTCACCCGCAGCCAGCACCATCGTGGTCACTGTGTTCCTTCCGGTTCTCCCGGCCGGCGTTCACTCCACCGGGGGAATCGTCACGATCTGGACAGAACGTACCTTACGGACTGCAAGCGCCTACGAGAGGCACCCCACACTTCCGGGTGTCCCGTCCTGCGCGAACCGTACCAGCCGGTAGATCAGGTATTTCCGGGGGTGGGGATGACCATCTGACTGCGACTGCGCTTCGAGGCGCGCACCTCCATGAAGGTGGTCACCACGATGGTCGCGACGGTGGTCAGCGCGAGCGCGTTGACGTGCAGCTCGGGGAACCGCCGGAGCAGCAGGAGCACGCAGAACAGCAGGATGAGCTTGCCCATGAAGCCGCCCAGCGCGGCCACCATGACGAACTGCACGGGCAGCGCCGCGGTCTTGCGCATCAGGACCAGCGTGCCCACCGAGGACAGGCACGCGATCACACCGCCGATCAGGGCCGACACCAGACCCGTGGCGCCCGCGACGACGGTCCACACCACCAGGCAGACCACGACGGTGGCCAGCGCCGCCCACATCGCGCCGCGGAACATCTCGCCCGCGAGGCGGCGGACGACGGCGTCGTGCGTCCACTCGTCGCCTTGAGCGTTGTCCTGGGCCATGCCACCCCTTCCCACCGGTCGGGACCGAGTGTAAAAGGGGGGTCGTCCGCACCCCTCCATCGGGGGGTCAGGAGCGACGCACCTCACGGAGCCTGGGAATCGCGGAGACCAGCAGCGCCAGCAGGAGGGCGA
This region of Saccharothrix longispora genomic DNA includes:
- a CDS encoding F0F1 ATP synthase subunit B, whose amino-acid sequence is MNPLIVAAEGQPNPVLPHPAEIVIGLVAFLLLFFIIKKFVTPRFEAMYAERAAKIEGGIEKAEQAQVEAQRALEQYKAQLAEARAEAARIRDDARMEGEQIVTELRAKAQEESARIVAQGQTQLETQRAQIVAELRGELGRLAIDLAERVVGESLEDEVRRRGTVDRFLADLDGTSAPAVK
- a CDS encoding ATP F0F1 synthase subunit C; amino-acid sequence: MSALVLAQEAATGITDAGLAAIGYGLAAIGPALGVGMIFSSVINGTARQPEARGVLLGLAWTTFAIVEVLALLGFVVFFLATG
- a CDS encoding F0F1 ATP synthase subunit delta, coding for MTLHAASRDALAAAELRLLEIVDGTTGTDASGQLAKLGDELFAVVGLLSGQPALRRALAENSSDPAVREQLLRGLLADKLGEPTLQVLTMVVAARWSGPREMVDGIESLARTTLLVRAERDGRLDAVEDELFRLGRIIAGNHGLERALSDPSTDSAGRIALLDGLIAGKVDAITKTLADHLVRMPRGRGIVDGLGDLASLAAKRRERSVAHVRSSVELDAAQQDRLEATLTRIYSRPIALHVEVDPALRGGLIVKIGDEVIDGSVAGRLAALRRDIAG
- a CDS encoding F0F1 ATP synthase subunit gamma → MAAQIRELRQRIRSVNSTKKITKAYELIATSRLAKAQTRVLASKPYAEEITGVLSSLATASANLDHPLLTERKEPKRAGVLVVTSDKGMCGGYNANVLKAAEELFSLLRSEGKEPVLYVVGRKGVGYYRFRRREIAAEWTGFSQLPQYVNADEAGDALVKAFVAGSDDDGADPGPDGVLGVDELHVVYTEFQSMLSQTPVVRRIAPMVVDYDHAPKLQPLYDFEPDVETLLGALLPKYVKTRLFAALLDAAASESAARRTAMKAATDNATELVRNLSRQANAARQAQITQEISEIVGGASALTGGAGSDE
- the atpD gene encoding F0F1 ATP synthase subunit beta gives rise to the protein MSDMSATATTTRTGRVVRVIGAVVDVEFPRDSVPELFNALHVEITYEAVAKTLTLEVAQHLGDNLVRTISMQPTDGLVRGATVTDTGAAISVPVGDVVKGHVFNALGDCLDQPGLGRDGEQWGIHRKAPSFDQLEGKTEILETGIKVIDLLTPYVKGGKIGLFGGAGVGKTVLIQEMITRIAREFSGTSVFAGVGERTREGTDLLLEMEEMGVLNDTALVFGQMDEPPGTRMRVALSALTMAEYFRDVQGQDVLLFIDNIFRFTQAGSEVSTLLGRMPSAVGYQPTLADEMGELQERITSTRGKSITSLQAIYVPADDYTDPAPATTFAHLDATTELSRPISQKGIYPAVDPLSSSSRILEPTIVGEEHYRVAQEVKRILQKYKELQDIIAILGMDELSEEDKVLVGRARRLERFLGQNFIVAEKFTGQPGSFVPIKDTIEAFDRVCKGEFDHYPEQAFFSCGGLDDVEANAKKLAGK
- the atpB gene encoding F0F1 ATP synthase subunit A, with protein sequence MVLAAGEFVAPGVKDFFLPPIFGGVTKPMVLVVLSIFIIAAFFLAASRNLKLVPGKFQFLAESLYDVGRNGIAREQIGGKDFKPFIPLILTVFTFILVNNLFGIIPFVQFPTMSHIGFPLAVSLLVIYPVYHFVGIKRHGFLGYLKHQTMPPSAPWFVLPLLIPIEFLQKFILNPLTLALRVFAAMFAGHLLLMVFTLAGEALLFSGGVTVVVAPISFLFAIALTFLEALIMVLQAYIFALLSAGYIGAALAEEH
- the atpA gene encoding F0F1 ATP synthase subunit alpha translates to MAELTISSDEIRSAIEKYVSTYSPEVTREEVGVVAETYDGIAIVEGLPGTMTNELLEFPGGVLGVALSLEVRTIGAVILGDFDKIEEGQEVKRTGQVLSVPVGDGFLGRVVNPLGQPIDGLGDIVADGNRALELQAASVLQRQPVGEPMQTGIKAIDSMTPIGRGQRQLIIGDRKTGKTAVCIDTIINQKKAWDSGDPTQQVRCVYVAIGQKGSTIAGVKAALEEAGALEYTTIVAAPASDSAGFKWLAPYTGSAIGQHWMYQGKHVLIIFDDLTKQAEAYRAISLLLRRPPGREAYPGDVFYLHSRLLERCAKLSDDMGGGSMTGLPIIETKANDVSAYIPTNVISITDGQCFLESDLFNAGVRPAVNVGISVSRVGGAAQTKAMKTVSGSLRLDLSQFRELEAFSAFASDLDAASRAQLDRGARLVELLKQGQYSPVPMEEQVVSIYLGTKGHLDSIPVGDVRRFEAEFLDHLRRSHEAVLSGIRESKKLSDDAERGIVDAVNSFKQQFTASNGTSVVDVPAEAMDADKVGQESVKVNRPAPTEK